The following are from one region of the Pleurodeles waltl isolate 20211129_DDA chromosome 4_1, aPleWal1.hap1.20221129, whole genome shotgun sequence genome:
- the LOC138287065 gene encoding olfactory receptor 5G25-like — translation MAYDRYVAICNPLLYPVIMSNKACIYFIAFIFSLAVINSIIQTTFTFMLPFCRSNRISHFFCDVPALLKLSCSDTTLNELVLVLVAGGLILVSVVIVFVSYTYIVLTVVKISSSAEKWKAFSTCSAHFVCVAMLYGTLTFMYAKFSSNHSPTKDKVVSAFNAVAIPMLNPFIYSLRNQEVKKAFVKAIARVGRVRN, via the coding sequence ATGGCTTATGATCGATACGTAGCTATCTGCAATCCACTGCTGTATCCAGTCATCATGAGCAACAAAGCCTGCATTTACTTCATTGCTTTTATATTTTCACTGGCCGTCATTAATTCAATTATACAGACGACTTTCACCTTCATGCTTCCCTTCTGCAGGTCCAACAGGATCAGCCACTTCTTCTGTGACGTGCCTGCCCTCCTAAAGCTCTCCTGTTCTGACACCACCCTGAACGAGCTGGTGCTGGTTTTAGTGGCAGGTGGCCTCATACTGGTGTCTGTTGTCATTGTCTTTGTTTCATATACTTACATTGTGTTGACAGTTGTGAAGATAAGTTCCTCAGCTGAGAAATGGAAGGCCTTCTCAACATGTTCTGCCCACTTTGTTTGTGTGGCTATGTTGTATGGCACTCTTACTTTCATGTACGCTAAATTCTCCTCAAACCACTCTCCTACGAAGGATAAAGTGGTCTCGGCGTTCAATGCTGTGGCAATACCTATGCTAAATCCATTCATTTACAGCCTAAGAAATCAGGAGGTGAAAAAGGCTTTTGTAAAAGCTATAGCCAGGGTGGGGCGCGTTAGAAATTAA